In the genome of Amphiura filiformis chromosome 4, Afil_fr2py, whole genome shotgun sequence, one region contains:
- the LOC140149732 gene encoding histone H4-like has product MSGRGKGGKGLGKGGARRHRKVLRDNIQGITKPAIRRLARRGGVKRISGLIYEETRGVLKVFLENVIRDAVTYCEHAKRKTVTAMDVVYALKRQGRTLYGFGG; this is encoded by the coding sequence ATGTCTGGAcgtggtaaaggaggaaaagGACTCGGAAAGGGGGGCGCCAGGCGTCACCGTAAGGTGTTGCGTGATAACATCCAGGGTATCACCAAGCCTGCTATCCGCCGTTTGGCTCGCCGTGGTGGTGTCAAACGCATCTCTGGTCTTATCTACGAAGAGACCCGCGGTGTCTTGAAGGTGTTCCTCGAGAACGTCATCCGTGATGCCGTTACCTACTGCGAGCACGCCAAGAGAAAGACCGTCACAGCAATGGACGTTGTCTACGCTCTGAAACGCCAGGGACGTACTCTGTACGGATTCGGCGGTTAG
- the LOC140149734 gene encoding histone H1-beta, late embryonic-like, translated as MVQQKKAAAKKPAAHPTYLVMVQAAIVALKERGGSSAQKIRSYIAANYKVDPAKMKAPLRAALKKGVASGALVQASGKGASGKFKLGKTTDSAKKAKAAERRKAAKAKAAAKRKAKREAKKQKAAAKKAAAKAKKAAKKAAKKAKKPKKAAKKAKKPAKKPAKKAAKKPAKKAAKKVAKKPAKKAAKKAAPKKK; from the coding sequence atggttcaacaaaagaAGGCGGCTGCCAAGAAGCCAGCAGCTCACCCCACATACCTTGTCATGGTACAAGCAGCCATTGTAGCTCTCAAGGAGAGAGGTGGTTCATCAGCTCAGAAGATCAGGAGCTACATCGCCGCCAACTACAAGGTCGACCCAGCTAAGATGAAGGCTCCTCTTAGGGCCGCCCTTAAGAAAGGAGTTGCTAGCGGCGCCCTCGTACAGGCCTCTGGCAAGGGAGCAAGCGGTAAATTCAAGCTTGGCAAGACGACCGACTCTGCAAAGAAAGCTAAGGCCGCAGAACGCCGCAAGGCTGCCAAGGCCAAGGCTGCAGCAAAGAGAAAGGCGAAGCGTGAGGCTAAGAAGCAGAAGGCTGCTGCAAAGAAGGCTGCTGCTAAGGCCAAGAAGGCAGCAAAGAAGGCCGCGAAGAAGGCAAAGAAGCCCAAGAAGGCAGCAAAGAAGGCAAAGAAGCCAGCCAAGAAGCCAGCAAAGAAAGCAGCCAAGAAGCCAGCAAAGAAGGCAGCAAAGAAGGTAGCAAAGAAGCCAGCAAAGAAGGCAGCAAAGAAGGCGGCACCCAAAAAGAAGTAA
- the LOC140149735 gene encoding late histone H2A.2.2 encodes MSGRGKGGKSKSKAKSRSSRAGLQFPVGRVHRFLRKGNYANRVGAGAPVYLAAVMEYLTAEILELAGNAARDNKKTRINPRHLQLAVRNDEELNKLLGGVTIAQGGVLPNIQAVLLPKKK; translated from the coding sequence ATGTCTGGACGTGGTAAAGGAGGAAAGTCAAAGAGCAAGGCTAAGAGCCGCTCATCCCGTGCAGGACTTCAGTTCCCTGTTGGCCGTGTGCACCGCTTCTTGAGAAAGGGCAACTATGCCAACCGTGTTGGCGCTGGTGCTCCAGTCTACTTGGCAGCCGTCATGGAATACCTAACCGCTGAGATCCTTGAGTTGGCTGGCAATGCTGCCCGCGACAACAAGAAGACCAGAATCAACCCACGTCACTTGCAGTTGGCTGTCCGCAACGACGAAGAGTTGAACAAGCTTCTCGGAGGTGTGACCATCGCCCAAGGTGGTGTTCTGCCAAACATCCAGGCTGTTCTTCTGCCAAAGAAGAAGTAA
- the LOC140149736 gene encoding histone H3, embryonic — MARTKQTARKSTGGKAPRKQLATKAARKSAPATGGVKKPHRYRPGTVALREIRRYQKSTELLIRKLPFQRLVREIAQDFKTELRFQSSAVMALQEASEAYLVGLFEDTNLCAIHAKRVTIMPKDIQLARRIRGERA, encoded by the coding sequence ATGGCACGTACCAAGCAAACCGCACGCAAATCTACTGGAGGCAAGGCTCCACGCAAGCAGCTGGCCACCAAGGCAGCTCGCAAATCCGCCCCAGCTACCGGTGGCGTCAAGAAGCCTCACCGTTACAGGCCCGGAACTGTGGCTCTTCGTGAGATCCGCCGCTACCAGAAGAGTACCGAGCTCCTCATCCGCAAGCTCCCCTTCCAACGTCTGGTCCGTGAAATCGCCCAGGACTTCAAGACTGAGCTCCGCTTCCAGAGCTCTGCCGTCATGGCTCTCCAGGAGGCTAGCGAAGCTTACTTGGTCGGTCTTTTCGAGGACACCAACTTGTGCGCCATCCACGCCAAGCGTGTGACCATCATGCCAAAGGACATCCAACTTGCACGTCGCATCCGTGGCGAGCGCGCTTAA
- the LOC140149737 gene encoding histone H4: MSGRGKGGKGLGKGGAKRHRKVLRDNIQGITKPAIRRLARRGGVKRISGLIYEETRGVLKVFLENVIRDAVTYCEHAKRKTVTAMDVVYALKRQGRTLYGFGG, translated from the coding sequence ATGTCTGGAcgtggtaaaggaggaaaagGACTCGGAAAGGGAGGCGCCAAGCGTCACCGTAAGGTGTTGCGTGATAACATCCAGGGTATCACCAAGCCTGCTATCCGCCGTTTGGCTCGCCGTGGTGGTGTCAAACGCATCTCTGGTCTTATCTACGAAGAGACCCGCGGTGTCTTGAAAGTGTTCCTCGAGAACGTCATCCGTGATGCCGTTACATACTGCGAGCACGCCAAGAGAAAGACCGTCACTGCCATGGATGTTGTCTACGCTCTGAAACGCCAGGGACGTACTCTGTACGGATTCGGCGGTTAG
- the LOC140150711 gene encoding histone H1, gonadal-like gives MVQQKKAAAKKPAAHPTYLVMVQAAIVALKERGGSSAQKIKSYIAANYKVDPAKMKAPLKAALKKGVASGALVQTSGKGASGKFKLGNTTDSAKKAKAAERRKAAKAKAAAKRKAKREAKKQKAAAKKAAAKAKKAAKKSAKKAKKPKKTAKKAKKPAKKAAKKPAKKAAKKPAKKAAKKPAKKAAKKPAKKAAPKKK, from the coding sequence ATGGTTCAACAAAAGAAGGCAGCTGCCAAGAAGCCAGCAGCTCACCCAACATACCTTGTCATGGTACAAGCAGCCATTGTAGCTCTCAAGGAGAGAGGTGGTTCATCAGCTCAGAAGATCAAGAGCTACATTGCCGCCAACTACAAGGTCGACCCAGCTAAGATGAAGGCTCCTCTTAAGGCCGCCCTTAAGAAAGGAGTTGCCAGCGGCGCCCTCGTGCAGACCTCTGGCAAGGGAGCAAGCGGTAAATTCAAGCTTGGCAATACGACCGACTCTGCAAAGAAAGCTAAGGCCGCAGAACGCCGCAAAGCTGCTAAGGCCAAGGCTGCAGCAAAGAGAAAGGCGAAGCGTGAGGCTAAGAAGCAGAAGGCTGCTGCAAAGAAGGCTGCTGCCAAGGCCAAGAAGGCAGCAAAGAAGTCCGCAAAGAAAGCAAAGAAGCCCAAGAAGACAGCAAAAAAGGCAAAGAAGCCAGCCAAGAAGGCAGCAAAGAAACCAGCAAAGAAAGCAGCAAAGAAGCCAGCAAAGAAGGCAGCAAAGAAACCAGCTAAGAAGGCAGCAAAGAAGCCAGCAAAGAAGGCAGCACCCAAGAAGAAGTAA